A single Nostoc sp. PCC 7107 DNA region contains:
- a CDS encoding N,N-dimethylformamidase beta subunit family domain-containing protein, with amino-acid sequence MNTLFSNQVPSITNFTEPGNTYELGMKFRSARTGNITKIRFWKAPSETGTHVGKLWTATGQLLTSVTFTNETASGWQEQTLDQPILIQDNTTYVVSVNINSHYVATYDELATSIVNGDLSSVADDNNGVFNSTPGAFPSNSYRNTNYYRDVDFVYVPQPTITKISGNNQSGLAGSTLPNPLIVEVRDAAGNVQPNAPVTFSVISGGGSVSPASGVTNANGQFITNFTLGATAGATLSITNTVTATANGIGSVTFFANANPSGNTQVVLTNQVPSIANNIDNNGTSYELGMKFRSARSGQVTLLRFWKAPSETGTHVGKLWTATGTLLASVTFTNETASGWQEQLLDTPINIQANTTYVVSVNVNSHYAITYDELATSIINGDVSSVADGNNGLYNVNVHSFPQNSYRNSNYYRDIGFVVGSNLLKVSGDNQTGTTGNALPDPLVVKVINAQNSPQAGVTVNFSVTMGGGSVSPTSTVTNASGEASTTLTLGAVPAGLGGVVVTAIAPGIGSETFLAAAAPSEPNPIYLENLNAGTNSWKMTNRASGEIAGYASATSVNKGETLDIKVSLAQAGQFAIDVYRLGYYGGAGGRLMASSGSLQGTTQPACTLDPDTRLIECNWTTSYALQVNNNWVSGLYIAKLTDHSTGKQAHVWFVVRDDGSEADIIFQSAVSTVLAYSTMGGYSLYNYNSIGGQRAYKVSYDRPYSQASYQESYEADTPLRWEYNMVRWLESQAYDITYTDNMQVHSNGQKLLNHKVYLSVGHDEYWSKEMFDHVKAARDAGINLGFFSANTCYWRVRFENSTPAAGQVRPNRVMTCYKQDWALDPIAQQQGISAATNKFRSFQNQQPENSLLGVMYGSDTPNIYGGSNFVVTNSNDPYYANTGLQNGQQLFLLVGYEWDFVVNNGSTPPGLVILSESPVSPSALLPTFDEPPGEPGLPANQDYTKSNSARYTAASGAKVFASGTIQWAWGLDSEDVTPARADSRVKQMTVNILADMEARPQKPDANIIIP; translated from the coding sequence ATGAATACTCTTTTTTCCAATCAAGTTCCCAGTATTACTAATTTCACGGAGCCAGGAAATACCTACGAATTAGGTATGAAATTCCGTAGTGCCAGAACTGGTAACATTACCAAAATCCGCTTTTGGAAAGCCCCTAGTGAAACGGGTACTCATGTTGGCAAACTGTGGACAGCTACAGGGCAACTCTTAACCAGTGTCACCTTTACGAACGAAACAGCTTCTGGTTGGCAGGAGCAAACATTAGATCAACCAATTCTTATTCAAGATAATACCACCTACGTAGTTTCCGTTAACATCAATAGCCACTACGTCGCCACCTATGATGAACTAGCTACTTCCATTGTTAATGGCGACCTCTCCTCCGTTGCCGATGATAACAATGGGGTATTTAATAGTACGCCTGGTGCCTTTCCCAGTAATTCCTATCGCAATACTAACTACTACCGAGATGTCGACTTTGTTTATGTCCCACAACCAACAATTACCAAGATTAGCGGCAATAATCAGAGTGGTTTAGCTGGCAGCACCTTACCCAATCCCTTAATTGTTGAAGTCAGAGATGCTGCTGGTAATGTCCAACCTAATGCCCCAGTTACATTTAGTGTTATCAGTGGTGGAGGCTCAGTCTCTCCCGCTAGTGGAGTTACCAATGCTAATGGCCAATTTATTACCAATTTCACCCTGGGAGCCACTGCTGGTGCCACACTATCCATAACTAACACCGTCACAGCCACCGCCAATGGTATAGGTAGCGTGACCTTCTTTGCAAATGCTAATCCGTCAGGCAACACACAAGTAGTTTTGACAAACCAGGTTCCTAGCATTGCGAATAATATTGATAACAATGGCACTTCCTACGAATTAGGGATGAAATTCCGCAGTGCTAGAAGTGGACAAGTTACACTCCTACGCTTCTGGAAAGCTCCTAGTGAAACAGGGACTCATGTTGGTAAGCTCTGGACAGCCACAGGAACACTTTTAGCCAGTGTCACCTTTACGAACGAAACAGCTTCTGGCTGGCAAGAGCAGTTACTAGATACGCCAATTAATATTCAAGCCAACACGACCTACGTAGTTTCTGTGAACGTTAATAGCCACTACGCTATCACTTATGATGAACTAGCTACTTCCATCATCAATGGCGACGTTAGCTCTGTGGCCGATGGGAACAATGGACTATACAATGTCAATGTCCATTCTTTCCCACAAAATTCCTACCGCAATAGTAACTATTATCGAGATATTGGCTTTGTCGTTGGTAGTAACTTATTGAAAGTGAGTGGAGATAATCAAACTGGTACTACAGGTAATGCTTTACCCGATCCTCTAGTTGTGAAAGTTATCAATGCTCAAAACAGTCCCCAAGCTGGAGTTACAGTCAACTTCAGTGTCACTATGGGGGGAGGGTCAGTTTCCCCGACAAGTACAGTTACCAATGCCAGCGGTGAAGCCAGTACAACCTTGACATTGGGAGCAGTTCCTGCGGGTTTAGGAGGAGTAGTAGTTACAGCGATCGCCCCTGGTATTGGTAGTGAAACCTTTTTAGCAGCAGCGGCTCCCAGTGAACCCAATCCTATTTATTTAGAAAACCTCAATGCTGGTACGAATAGCTGGAAGATGACCAACCGTGCCAGTGGCGAGATTGCCGGTTATGCTTCAGCAACCAGCGTCAACAAAGGTGAAACTCTAGATATCAAAGTTTCGCTGGCACAAGCTGGTCAATTTGCCATTGATGTCTACCGTTTGGGCTATTATGGCGGTGCAGGAGGCAGACTGATGGCCAGTAGTGGTTCACTACAAGGCACTACTCAACCCGCCTGTACTTTAGACCCAGATACTCGTTTGATTGAGTGTAACTGGACAACTTCCTATGCCCTACAGGTAAATAATAACTGGGTAAGCGGTCTTTACATCGCCAAACTCACCGACCACAGCACTGGCAAACAAGCTCATGTGTGGTTTGTAGTGCGTGATGATGGCAGCGAAGCGGATATTATTTTCCAAAGTGCAGTCTCTACTGTACTGGCATACAGTACAATGGGAGGCTACAGCCTATACAACTATAACAGTATTGGTGGACAAAGGGCTTACAAAGTTTCCTATGACCGACCCTACTCCCAAGCCAGTTATCAGGAATCTTACGAAGCTGACACACCTTTGCGATGGGAATACAACATGGTGCGGTGGTTGGAATCGCAAGCCTACGATATCACCTACACAGACAATATGCAGGTACACTCTAACGGACAAAAATTACTAAATCATAAAGTATACCTGTCTGTCGGTCATGATGAGTACTGGTCAAAAGAGATGTTTGATCATGTCAAAGCGGCTCGTGATGCAGGAATTAATTTGGGATTCTTCTCTGCTAACACCTGCTATTGGCGAGTCAGATTTGAAAATTCTACCCCTGCGGCTGGACAAGTTAGGCCAAATAGAGTCATGACTTGTTATAAACAGGATTGGGCATTAGATCCGATTGCCCAGCAACAAGGAATATCAGCCGCTACTAATAAATTTCGGAGTTTCCAGAACCAACAGCCAGAAAATTCCTTATTAGGAGTGATGTATGGTAGTGACACACCTAATATTTACGGTGGTAGTAATTTTGTTGTCACTAACAGCAACGATCCATACTATGCAAACACAGGACTACAAAATGGGCAACAGTTATTTTTGTTAGTGGGTTATGAATGGGATTTTGTAGTGAATAATGGTTCTACCCCACCAGGACTGGTGATTTTATCTGAATCACCAGTCTCACCTTCAGCTTTATTACCCACCTTTGATGAGCCACCTGGAGAACCAGGTCTGCCTGCTAATCAAGATTACACCAAATCTAACTCAGCTCGCTATACCGCAGCTAGTGGGGCAAAAGTCTTTGCTTCCGGCACAATTCAATGGGCATGGGGGCTAGATAGTGAAGATGTTACACCAGCGCGGGCAGATAGTCGCGTTAAGCAAATGACTGTCAACATTCTTGCAGATATGGAAGCCAGACCCCAGAAACCAGATGCAAACATCATCATTCCATAA
- a CDS encoding glycosyltransferase: MQNNFKPKLVFFRYKDDENLPNFLILHKQQHIQCLSEFFEVTVINENCDYQQICDQYQPDITLFESGVNYRRCYRLEITNTHIYPEIPKLGFHNGDSWCEARAGFISDMESWGIETFFSIATTTPEHTPEIAGNTFVWPNFIDPQIYQDYGQDKIIPVMFTGGINQLYPWRQRIHKLISQNYPSLICPHLGYHQRAAFKMLEGEQYARTINSAWFVPTCGSIEKEIIRKHLEIPGSKSCLITEKTSVLESAGFVDMQNCVFADEDNVLDKLDYLFNNLDKLSEIIDAGYQLVHTHHTFKQRDQIYQWFNLQKHLQSHQKIIQTSPFGLLSIVEKLSGMQSSHIIGNGLILEILRQGDQKLRAGEYAEAESAYLKCVNHIYWMPEPKLRLAICHLYQGDAKTAYHWITQPIKYTLEEYKALDPDPIEWAYLIITLLCQGELNQAVARVNEFTLLIHPELDRIRWVVNLLNNPGSKVNPLNISTEKCRLSVHQLPERSLDDWLVQLCKMLQACGQSHLVNTLTHNLDLKLPFLAPQKSVNYPLYISWLKQNLNLSARILARTKKSSFSHKENLLYKRVKSKLNREIEKFIIQPLNNWESQVGYFLPYNLSSMRHDELCQEIHNISQENIQTVLVIGAGNGQLATEALLAHLHSKLDKINVVCLNTATENFQKLQKRYRHSKSVVFYTLNLNCSEKFSVIDCIKYKEEKVSFDLVLIDANNLQTDFDINEVYGANYLIINNVNQRFNYNKYQALIADINYITVSQNLYLRKGYALFKRR, from the coding sequence ATGCAGAATAATTTTAAGCCAAAATTGGTATTTTTTCGTTATAAAGATGATGAGAATTTACCCAACTTTTTGATATTACACAAACAACAACATATCCAGTGTTTATCTGAATTTTTTGAAGTAACTGTAATTAATGAGAATTGTGATTATCAACAAATTTGTGACCAGTACCAGCCAGATATCACTCTTTTTGAAAGTGGGGTAAATTATCGACGATGCTACAGATTAGAAATTACGAATACTCATATTTATCCAGAAATACCCAAACTAGGTTTTCATAATGGGGACTCTTGGTGTGAAGCTCGTGCTGGCTTTATCTCTGATATGGAAAGTTGGGGAATAGAAACCTTCTTTTCTATTGCTACAACTACCCCTGAACATACGCCAGAAATTGCTGGCAATACTTTTGTTTGGCCTAACTTTATTGATCCGCAAATTTATCAAGACTATGGGCAAGACAAGATTATCCCAGTTATGTTTACTGGTGGAATTAATCAACTTTATCCTTGGCGGCAGAGGATTCATAAGCTAATTTCCCAGAATTATCCCTCATTAATTTGCCCACATCTAGGATATCATCAGCGTGCTGCTTTCAAGATGTTGGAAGGTGAGCAATATGCCCGTACAATTAATTCTGCTTGGTTTGTGCCAACCTGTGGTTCCATAGAAAAAGAAATAATCCGTAAACATTTAGAAATACCAGGTTCTAAATCCTGTTTAATTACTGAAAAAACTTCTGTTTTGGAGTCTGCTGGCTTTGTTGATATGCAAAATTGCGTGTTTGCAGATGAAGATAATGTATTAGACAAGCTAGATTACCTATTTAATAATTTAGATAAATTATCAGAAATTATCGATGCAGGATACCAGCTTGTTCACACTCACCATACATTCAAACAACGGGATCAAATCTATCAATGGTTTAATCTCCAAAAACATCTTCAATCTCATCAGAAAATTATTCAAACAAGCCCTTTTGGTTTACTTTCTATTGTCGAAAAATTATCTGGAATGCAAAGTTCCCACATCATTGGTAATGGATTAATTCTGGAAATCCTTCGCCAAGGAGATCAGAAATTACGCGCTGGTGAATATGCAGAGGCAGAAAGTGCATATCTAAAATGTGTCAATCATATATATTGGATGCCTGAGCCAAAACTACGATTAGCAATATGTCACCTTTATCAAGGAGACGCTAAGACAGCATATCATTGGATTACTCAACCAATTAAATATACTTTAGAAGAGTATAAAGCCCTAGATCCTGATCCCATAGAATGGGCATATTTGATTATTACTTTACTGTGTCAAGGTGAACTCAATCAGGCGGTTGCGCGTGTTAATGAATTTACATTGCTGATTCATCCTGAGTTAGACCGCATCCGTTGGGTAGTCAACCTGCTTAACAATCCCGGTAGTAAAGTAAATCCATTAAATATTTCTACAGAAAAATGCCGTTTGAGTGTACATCAATTACCTGAGCGCAGCTTAGATGACTGGTTGGTTCAACTTTGTAAGATGCTACAAGCTTGCGGACAGTCGCATTTAGTAAATACCTTAACTCATAATCTCGATTTAAAACTGCCTTTCCTAGCACCACAAAAATCTGTAAATTATCCCTTATACATATCATGGTTAAAGCAGAATTTAAATTTGAGTGCCAGAATATTGGCAAGAACAAAAAAATCGAGTTTTTCTCACAAGGAAAATCTTCTATATAAAAGAGTTAAATCTAAATTAAATAGAGAAATTGAAAAATTTATCATCCAACCCTTAAATAATTGGGAATCTCAGGTAGGATACTTTTTACCTTACAATCTTTCTAGTATGAGACATGATGAGTTATGTCAGGAAATTCACAATATTAGTCAAGAAAATATCCAAACAGTTTTAGTTATTGGAGCAGGCAATGGGCAGTTAGCAACGGAAGCATTACTCGCTCATTTGCATTCTAAGTTAGACAAGATAAATGTGGTTTGTCTTAATACTGCCACAGAAAACTTCCAGAAATTACAAAAACGATATAGGCATAGTAAATCCGTAGTTTTTTATACTCTAAACCTCAATTGTTCTGAAAAATTTTCTGTGATAGATTGCATCAAATACAAGGAAGAAAAAGTATCTTTTGATCTAGTATTAATTGATGCCAATAATCTTCAAACTGATTTTGATATCAATGAGGTTTATGGAGCAAATTATTTAATAATTAATAATGTCAATCAGAGGTTTAATTATAATAAATACCAAGCATTAATTGCTGACATTAATTATATTACCGTGTCACAAAATCTTTATCTCCGTAAAGGATATGCTCTTTTTAAGAGAAGGTAG
- a CDS encoding glycosyltransferase family 8 protein, which translates to MSISIVCTIDEKYAQHCAVMLSSLFSNNPQQDFNVHIITDSISSREMEKLKLFLDKNKKSFEFISISKDTFRNAPVTHHVSIATYFRLCIPEVLPPNINRVLFIDSDIVIRKPITPLLNINIDNFSHAAAIASGMDDYPPTIGLPQDSLYFNAGLILINLEAWRRLKVFERGCELIRQQPDMLQWWDQDVLNILLHGSWLPIDLTWNSQPFIYDEEGLISSNYRAKYEKFDYLTAQIDPAIVHFVGGGIAKPWYYGCQHPFKDEYLKYLATTPWKNTQLLDKPNYLSKVTADLRFRLGLGSKIRNLLAPLTGRVS; encoded by the coding sequence ATGAGTATTAGTATTGTTTGTACAATAGATGAGAAATATGCACAGCATTGTGCTGTGATGTTATCTTCATTATTTAGCAATAATCCCCAGCAGGATTTTAATGTTCATATCATTACTGATAGCATTTCTTCTAGAGAAATGGAAAAGTTAAAACTTTTTTTGGACAAAAATAAAAAAAGTTTTGAGTTTATCTCTATAAGTAAAGATACTTTTAGGAACGCACCAGTAACTCATCATGTTTCGATAGCTACTTACTTTAGGTTGTGTATACCGGAAGTATTGCCGCCAAATATTAATCGCGTTTTGTTTATTGACTCTGATATAGTCATTCGTAAACCAATTACTCCTTTGTTAAATATTAATATTGATAATTTTAGTCACGCAGCTGCGATCGCATCTGGTATGGATGATTATCCACCAACAATTGGACTACCCCAAGATTCTCTATACTTCAATGCTGGATTAATACTGATTAATCTGGAAGCTTGGCGCAGACTCAAAGTTTTTGAGAGGGGTTGTGAGCTAATTCGTCAACAACCTGATATGTTACAATGGTGGGATCAAGATGTCTTGAATATTTTATTACACGGTTCTTGGTTGCCCATAGATTTAACCTGGAATTCCCAACCTTTTATTTATGATGAAGAAGGGTTAATTAGCTCAAATTATCGGGCTAAATATGAAAAATTTGATTATTTAACAGCCCAAATCGATCCAGCCATAGTTCACTTTGTAGGAGGAGGGATTGCCAAACCTTGGTACTATGGTTGTCAACATCCTTTTAAAGATGAATATCTCAAGTACTTAGCAACTACACCTTGGAAAAATACGCAACTTCTCGACAAACCTAATTATCTATCTAAAGTTACTGCTGACCTACGATTTCGTCTAGGTTTAGGAAGTAAAATTCGTAATTTACTTGCACCACTCACAGGAAGAGTTAGCTAG
- a CDS encoding DapH/DapD/GlmU-related protein — protein sequence MLKGLLHRQEKLAVIWRRWKFQLLGVELHSSCWINKQVKVALGVARNFPGKICLLPNVKLEQGVILEAWGGNIIIKDNVFIGPYTVIYGHGGVTIGQDSLIAMHCRILSSNHTIPAHSKQIRSQPDILLTTTIGKDVWLGAGVTVLGGVTIGDGCVVGAGAVVTKDLPPYSIAVGVPAKVIKTRI from the coding sequence GTGCTTAAAGGTTTATTACATCGCCAAGAAAAGTTAGCAGTGATCTGGCGAAGATGGAAATTTCAGTTATTGGGCGTTGAATTACACTCTTCTTGTTGGATAAATAAGCAAGTTAAAGTAGCTTTAGGTGTTGCTAGAAATTTTCCTGGAAAAATTTGTTTATTGCCAAATGTCAAATTAGAACAAGGAGTAATTCTAGAAGCATGGGGAGGAAATATCATAATCAAGGATAATGTTTTCATTGGGCCTTATACTGTGATATACGGTCATGGAGGTGTAACTATTGGGCAAGATTCCCTAATTGCTATGCACTGCCGCATTCTTTCCTCTAATCATACAATTCCTGCTCACTCAAAACAAATTCGTTCACAGCCTGATATTTTGCTAACAACAACTATAGGTAAAGATGTTTGGTTAGGTGCAGGAGTTACCGTTTTAGGCGGAGTTACAATTGGTGATGGTTGTGTGGTTGGTGCTGGTGCTGTTGTGACTAAAGATTTACCTCCTTATTCCATTGCTGTAGGTGTTCCAGCAAAAGTTATCAAGACACGAATATGA
- a CDS encoding glycosyltransferase: protein MNPIISVIIPTHNPNLIRLQRTLDGLRSQSLPYSDWQLLIIDNASSNPDLFANLDISWHPHTQIIREERLGLTRARIAGIQASQGKYIVFVDDDNVLCTNYLQDTINIFHAYPNLGAIGGKSLPEFEADPEPWVKQFWGCLALRDLGDEMKIYAYDKDLNSEKQYPEFAPIGAGMALQQQPAQLYVNSILNDSLRLGLDRTGKSLQSGGDCDINLTLLDAGWAVGYFPQLQLTHLISINRLTKDYLARLNYSSSRSWVKVLDAHNIRPWEKIASWSVYLRKAKAFVSCQPWRSPANYVQWQGACGLFEGLAMLK from the coding sequence ATGAATCCTATAATTTCAGTCATTATTCCTACTCATAATCCTAATTTAATTCGACTACAAAGAACTTTAGATGGACTGCGATCGCAGTCTTTACCCTACAGTGATTGGCAATTACTAATTATTGATAATGCTTCTAGCAACCCAGATCTATTTGCTAATTTAGACATATCTTGGCATCCTCATACTCAAATTATTCGTGAAGAACGTTTAGGATTGACAAGAGCAAGAATTGCTGGTATTCAAGCCAGTCAAGGAAAATATATAGTCTTTGTTGATGATGATAATGTCCTCTGTACTAATTATCTTCAAGACACTATCAACATTTTTCACGCCTATCCCAATTTAGGAGCAATAGGCGGAAAATCTCTGCCAGAATTTGAAGCAGATCCCGAACCTTGGGTAAAACAATTTTGGGGTTGTCTCGCATTGCGGGATTTAGGGGATGAGATGAAAATTTACGCTTATGACAAAGACTTAAATAGTGAGAAACAATACCCTGAATTTGCACCCATTGGTGCAGGAATGGCCTTGCAACAACAACCCGCACAATTGTATGTCAATAGTATCTTAAACGACAGTCTGCGATTAGGTTTAGACCGTACTGGTAAGAGTTTACAGTCTGGTGGTGATTGTGACATTAATCTAACTTTGCTTGATGCTGGCTGGGCTGTTGGTTATTTTCCCCAACTACAACTTACCCATCTAATTTCGATTAATCGTTTAACAAAAGATTATCTGGCACGACTCAATTATTCTTCTTCTCGTTCTTGGGTGAAAGTATTAGATGCTCACAATATTCGTCCTTGGGAAAAAATTGCTAGTTGGAGTGTTTATTTGAGGAAAGCGAAGGCTTTCGTTAGCTGTCAGCCTTGGAGAAGTCCAGCGAATTATGTGCAGTGGCAAGGTGCTTGTGGGCTGTTTGAAGGTTTAGCAATGTTGAAATAG
- a CDS encoding glycosyltransferase family 2 protein — MSKQPLVSILIPAFNVEAWLVETLESALAQTWQNTEIIIVNDGSTDNTLAIAKSFASSKVKVISQENRGQSASENRAFQEAQGDFIEYLDADDLLAVDKIERQIQLLGNSSSEFVASGEWARFYKSPDEALFIPQPLWTDMSPVDWLVCAWENHLMMHGAAWLIPRPIAERAGNWDERLSLINDFDYFSRILLNSQGVKFCQGAKTYYRSGDTNSLSGSKSRRAWESAFLALELGTSNLLAREDIPKTRHACATVFQRFIYEVYPDVTDLLQKAEEKVQQLGGSDLQASGGPMFQILTSCLGWQQAKKLQRFVYQYGYAKAAVGWKLSRLRERSLYLLKESKIQ, encoded by the coding sequence ATGAGTAAACAACCTTTAGTTTCCATCCTCATACCTGCTTTTAATGTAGAAGCATGGTTAGTAGAAACCCTAGAATCTGCTTTGGCTCAAACCTGGCAAAATACAGAAATCATTATTGTAAATGATGGTTCAACAGATAACACTCTGGCAATAGCTAAGAGTTTTGCCTCTTCTAAAGTTAAAGTCATCAGTCAAGAAAATAGGGGACAAAGCGCATCTGAAAATCGTGCCTTCCAAGAAGCTCAAGGAGATTTTATTGAGTATTTAGATGCAGATGACTTATTAGCCGTAGATAAAATTGAGCGTCAAATTCAGCTTTTGGGTAATAGCAGTTCTGAATTTGTCGCGTCAGGAGAATGGGCGAGATTTTATAAATCTCCTGATGAAGCTTTGTTTATTCCCCAACCTCTGTGGACAGATATGTCACCAGTTGACTGGTTAGTTTGTGCTTGGGAAAATCATCTCATGATGCACGGAGCAGCTTGGCTAATTCCCCGCCCAATTGCTGAACGAGCAGGAAATTGGGACGAAAGGTTATCTTTGATTAATGATTTTGACTACTTCAGCCGCATATTACTAAATAGCCAAGGTGTCAAATTTTGTCAGGGTGCTAAAACTTACTACAGATCCGGTGATACTAATAGCCTCAGTGGTTCAAAATCTCGTCGCGCTTGGGAATCGGCTTTTTTAGCTTTGGAACTGGGTACAAGCAATCTTTTAGCTAGAGAAGATATTCCCAAAACACGTCATGCTTGTGCAACTGTTTTTCAACGCTTCATTTATGAAGTTTACCCTGATGTAACAGACCTCCTACAAAAAGCAGAGGAAAAAGTTCAACAATTAGGTGGTTCTGATTTGCAAGCATCAGGAGGCCCGATGTTTCAAATACTTACCTCTTGTTTAGGCTGGCAACAAGCTAAAAAATTACAAAGATTTGTCTATCAATACGGATATGCCAAAGCTGCTGTGGGTTGGAAACTTTCCAGGTTACGTGAAAGAAGCTTATATCTGTTAAAAGAGAGCAAAATTCAGTAA
- a CDS encoding glycosyltransferase, whose amino-acid sequence MAKILILIGGHLCTAPRPQKEAEALANAGHDVTVGGFWFDPGLVERDRLIMVNKKWRFAPIIDFQPSQKFNNLVVRLQGRLAREKFQRFGSFSPELLGYGAKAMLKVALKTRADLTIIHSEAGLWVGNQLLNRGFRVGVDFEDWFSEDLLPEAQIVRPITQLKRLESRLAKECSYCLTTSHALAEALAKAYNAPKPAVIYNVFPWEERSQIDHQKRDRQNPNIPSVHWFSQTIGPGRGLETLFQALPQITIPLEIHLRGTYPESSRQWLEKLIPDEWCDRLFIHPTVANSELLSRIAEHDIGLALECNHITSRNLTVTNKLFQYLQAGLAVIASDTIGQQEIFTEFPHIGQLIPSESPKALVQALEDLLSTPEKLAKAKLSALQATQKKLNFEYQIEQILHIASKAMNLTNTQIYV is encoded by the coding sequence ATGGCTAAAATACTAATCCTAATTGGCGGACATCTTTGTACAGCGCCTCGCCCTCAAAAAGAAGCAGAAGCTTTAGCAAATGCAGGTCATGATGTTACAGTAGGTGGTTTTTGGTTTGATCCAGGGTTGGTAGAGCGCGATCGCCTAATTATGGTAAACAAAAAATGGCGATTTGCACCAATTATTGACTTTCAACCCAGCCAAAAATTCAACAACTTGGTGGTTCGTCTCCAAGGACGTTTAGCTAGAGAAAAATTCCAACGTTTTGGGAGCTTTTCGCCGGAATTGCTGGGCTACGGAGCAAAAGCTATGCTCAAAGTTGCTCTGAAAACCCGTGCAGATTTAACAATAATTCACTCGGAAGCAGGACTTTGGGTAGGGAATCAACTTCTAAATAGAGGTTTCAGGGTTGGTGTAGATTTTGAAGACTGGTTTTCTGAAGACTTGTTACCAGAAGCTCAGATCGTCCGTCCTATTACACAGCTAAAACGTCTAGAAAGTCGACTAGCAAAGGAATGTAGCTATTGCTTGACAACATCCCATGCCTTAGCAGAGGCTTTAGCTAAAGCTTACAACGCACCTAAACCCGCAGTAATTTATAACGTTTTTCCTTGGGAAGAGCGATCGCAAATCGATCACCAAAAACGTGACCGACAGAACCCTAACATACCATCTGTACATTGGTTTTCCCAAACCATTGGGCCAGGAAGAGGTTTAGAAACTTTATTCCAAGCCTTACCACAAATCACAATTCCTTTAGAAATTCATTTAAGGGGTACTTATCCAGAAAGTTCTCGCCAATGGTTAGAAAAATTAATACCAGATGAATGGTGCGATCGCTTATTCATTCATCCCACAGTTGCTAACAGTGAGTTACTCTCCCGCATCGCTGAACATGATATTGGTTTAGCGTTGGAGTGTAATCATATTACTAGTCGGAATCTTACAGTCACAAATAAACTTTTTCAATACCTACAAGCAGGTTTAGCAGTTATCGCTAGTGATACTATTGGTCAACAAGAAATTTTTACTGAATTTCCTCACATTGGACAATTAATTCCTAGTGAATCTCCTAAAGCACTTGTCCAAGCATTAGAAGATTTATTGAGTACCCCAGAAAAGTTAGCCAAGGCAAAATTATCTGCATTACAAGCAACACAAAAAAAGCTGAATTTTGAGTATCAAATTGAGCAAATTTTGCATATAGCTTCCAAAGCAATGAATCTTACAAATACTCAAATATATGTTTAA